In Scophthalmus maximus strain ysfricsl-2021 chromosome 5, ASM2237912v1, whole genome shotgun sequence, a single window of DNA contains:
- the LOC118310801 gene encoding pyroglutamyl-peptidase 1 isoform X2 produces the protein MMANKKKVIVTGFEPFGNHAVNSSWVAVQELERLGLGEAVDLFVCEVPVEYQAVQRLLPSLWKERQPQLVVHVGVSGLATTVTLEQCGHNKGYKRLDNCSFCPASQCCMERGPSCISSVLDMETVCKRVNASDIGVAVSVSRDAGRYLCDYTYYTSLYLGQGRSAFVHVPPLGKPYCSQELGRALQAVVWEMLDLLDQGRTEEEHKHNEHCNHKHQHQHHH, from the exons TTGAGCCTTTCGGAAACCATGCAGTGAACTCCAGCTGGGTGGCAGTGCAG GAGCTGGAGCGATTAGGGCTGGGTGAGGCAGTagacctgtttgtgtgtgaggtgcCTGTTGAATACCAGGCTGTCCAGCGTCTGCTGCCATCACTGTGGAAAGAGCGCCAGCCGCAG TTAGTAGTCCACGTCGGTGTTTCTGGATTGGCTACCACAGTCACTCTAGAGCAGTGTGGCCACAACAAGGGTTACAAGCGCCTGGACAACTGCAGCTTCTGCCCGGCCTCCCAGTGTTGCATGGAGCGCGGCCCCAGCTGCATTAGCTCAGTGCTGGACATGGAGACAGTCTGCAAAAGGGTCAACGCCTCTGACATCGGGGTGGCTGTGTCCGTTTCTAGAGATGCAGGGAg ATATCTGTGTGACTACACCTACTACACGTCCCTGTACCTGGGGCAGGGCCGCTCTGCCTTTGTCCACGTGCCTCCGTTAGGAAAACCCTACTGCAGCCAGGAACTGGGCAGAGCCCTTCAGGCCGTCGTATGGGAGATGCTGGACCTGCTGGATCAGGGTCGCACTGAAGAGGAGCACAAACATAACGAGCACTGCAATCACAAGCATcaacaccagcaccaccactgA
- the LOC118310801 gene encoding pyroglutamyl-peptidase 1 isoform X1, with product MMANKKKVIVTGFEPFGNHAVNSSWVAVQVELERLGLGEAVDLFVCEVPVEYQAVQRLLPSLWKERQPQLVVHVGVSGLATTVTLEQCGHNKGYKRLDNCSFCPASQCCMERGPSCISSVLDMETVCKRVNASDIGVAVSVSRDAGRYLCDYTYYTSLYLGQGRSAFVHVPPLGKPYCSQELGRALQAVVWEMLDLLDQGRTEEEHKHNEHCNHKHQHQHHH from the exons TTGAGCCTTTCGGAAACCATGCAGTGAACTCCAGCTGGGTGGCAGTGCAGGTA GAGCTGGAGCGATTAGGGCTGGGTGAGGCAGTagacctgtttgtgtgtgaggtgcCTGTTGAATACCAGGCTGTCCAGCGTCTGCTGCCATCACTGTGGAAAGAGCGCCAGCCGCAG TTAGTAGTCCACGTCGGTGTTTCTGGATTGGCTACCACAGTCACTCTAGAGCAGTGTGGCCACAACAAGGGTTACAAGCGCCTGGACAACTGCAGCTTCTGCCCGGCCTCCCAGTGTTGCATGGAGCGCGGCCCCAGCTGCATTAGCTCAGTGCTGGACATGGAGACAGTCTGCAAAAGGGTCAACGCCTCTGACATCGGGGTGGCTGTGTCCGTTTCTAGAGATGCAGGGAg ATATCTGTGTGACTACACCTACTACACGTCCCTGTACCTGGGGCAGGGCCGCTCTGCCTTTGTCCACGTGCCTCCGTTAGGAAAACCCTACTGCAGCCAGGAACTGGGCAGAGCCCTTCAGGCCGTCGTATGGGAGATGCTGGACCTGCTGGATCAGGGTCGCACTGAAGAGGAGCACAAACATAACGAGCACTGCAATCACAAGCATcaacaccagcaccaccactgA